TTAGGGgttgatttttgttattattccAGTTAATAGCAAATgcgatttgatttatttaaaaacaattgtatCGAGCATAGCTCCTAAGCATTGTACAATGTTGTTCTGCATAACCTTATCTACTTTCTCCTCCAAGTGTCGCTTCGGGTCCTGTTTACCCACATTCTTAATCGCCAGCTGCTCGGGCGTCATTTTTTCCTCGTCCTCGAGTGACTGCAATAATGGAAAAGGAAAATGAGAAATTGTTAATGAATTAGTATAATAATGTGGCGAGTATTAAGGGTGAAAAAATTGCGTCGCTAGGATTAACGCCTTTgggtatttaatttaagatccattatgtacatatatatgtagtcTCGAGTGTGTAATTATATTAAGTATGATTTAATTGTGATTTTTGACTTTAAAACgattgtttaaatataaatcacaGCTTAGGATCTCCATAGGAATATTCCCTTTGTATGGCATAGGTCTGCTTAACCGTagtctattatattattatttcttcttATTCCAAAGGGATGTCAGGGTTAAACCCAAGGCCACACAATATTTTATGACTCATTCGTAGTTCCCGGAACTAGTTCAATTTCTAAAATGCATtctatatgtaaatatgatCCGTATTGCTAGCTGCTAGCGTTGCCATTCCATTTATTTGGTTACAGCACAACGttgccactttttttttttttttaaatagtttatagGCAATACTTGAAATACATGTCTATGCAGTAATTTTAAGATTTACTCTTGGGAAGTAACTaacaaatcatttaaaaatttcattaatattttaatgtgatATTCAAAACTAACACTGTAAAATAGATATTCCATAACTATGCGTTTatctttcaatttaaagttctcaaatgaaataattattttttcttctctatATTATATAGGTTTTTAGAATCTTACTAAGCTGAATATAGAGCAATATTGTTAATCTTTTgcctaaaatatatttatttaattatttaattccCTATATTCTAAATTATTTCTAATCTGATGGAATATTTGCcaaattactttaatattcCCTATGCGTTTAATTGAGGTGTTTAAGCTTACCTTGTTGTAGTTCTTGGCCAAATCGAGCATCTCGGCCACTGTGTCCTCGTTGATGGAGCAGTGCTCGTTGTAGTCGGCCAGTGTCAAGCCATCCTTCCACGATTTCTTGTGCAAATTTAGCAGCATCTTCTGCTCCAGTTCATTCTTGCGATAATTAATGCTGATGGAGTAGTAGTGACGATTCAGGCCATGGATAAGTGCCTGCACCGATGGTTTTTGCAAATGTCCCAGATTCGAGGTGGTCTGACGCGGCTCCTGGCCGAGCACCAGCATGTTAGGATTGATTAGACGGAAGGCATCAATGACCACCTTGCCCTTGACCGACTGTATGGGATccacgacaacggcaacggcgcGTTCGGACAATGCTTCAAAGGATTGTTGCGTATTAATATCGACGCCTGACAACCAGCAACCGAAACCAGGATGCGAATGGTACCAGCCGACGACCATTTCGGGGCGACCCGTCTGCTTAAGCATATCCAACATCTTGGCCTGAAACACGGGATCCACGGCTTCCACAGAGACTCCTGTGCCTGTTTGTGGCATAGCAAATACATCGATCACCTGGACCGTGTAATCATCGACGAATTCTCCCAGCATGAGACCCATGACCTCCATAGGCACGCCAGCACGTCCGTGCTTCAGCATCTTGAGAAGGGCCAGCGAGGAAATATATACCTGTTCGGCTGTGTCCACAACGGGGGCATCTGTTGGTGGTGCGGCCTGAGGCATTGAGCCGCCAAGACGTAGCAAACGATCCATATTTCAACTGCCGAGTGCACAAATTAAACGTTAGTTAAAACGCTAATTGTTCAAAGCATCTGATCACTTACCTTATTAGTATGTAAACGACGTGTGTTTGGAGCAagtttttacttaattttatcTTGAATTttgctggcagcaacaactaacaCAAAGCAGTttcttgctcttgctttttttttgacagTCAGCGTCGGCAAAGTGCAAGTAATACttgtgttatcgataacaagcCAGATTTCAACACTGCTAAATAAAAACAGCTGTGTGGTGTTAAAGTGTGGCCAACCATAGACTGCACAATGTTTACGATAACAGTTGTGCATTGCGCGATGCTATCGATATTAGGTCTTTTGGTCAATACGTCGCGCAATTCGCGGTGAATGttgttttaaatgtgttttaaaaGAACGCGCTAAAAATGCAACACATCTTAAGCTAAAAGTTGCAATGCGTTACGCTAGACCGACTCCCAGTTATTGGGTGTGAGACGACTTTTTGGCCTacctttaaaattataaataccaTGTGAAGCAAACggtgcttgttgctgctgcaatgaGGCCGACCGGCTAAACACGGTgagtacaacaaaaacaattgtttggcaatttaattgcactgctgctgcctttcACCTAACGCCCGCCTATTTTCATTCAAATGCCACTAATTCCCAGCCCTATGAACaatcatttaaaatgccaGGTCGTCAAGTCAAAGGTGGcggctccctctctctattcTCCCTCCTCCCCTCTTGTTTTTGCCGCCGCCGATCAGTCTGTTACTCCATTTTTGGTCTCGCTTGCACTTAAGAAGGTGAAGCGCGGccataataaaagtttttccATCTTCAACAAACATTTTCCGTTtgccatcaacagcagcagcaaaaagcaaacagcgCGTCAAACCGTCGCAGCttttcagttgcagtttgtCGTTCGCCCCACGCGCTTGTATAGCGTACTTTAAGCACGCCGacagttttttaattagtttaattatcAACGTTATTTTTGCGTCGCGTCAACTCGTGTAATATTCGCAAATTCAGCCTGAAAAGGGgtaactaaaaatatattaaacacaTATTCATGCACAGGTTGAACAAAGTACTTCTACTTTAGTATATTCGTTTCAAGCAATTCGCTGTCAATGTTATTATACTCTTATCAGCACGCAgtcaaaattgttgttgcttgataataataacgacaacaacacggGGGCTGTGTAAACACTTTCCGCAAGAGGGCGTATTAGAAACAGTTATGTTCAAAGATCTCGATAACAATTACTCATTATCGTCGAATGCCATCACGTTGCTCTCGATAACACGATGGACTAACGTTGACCTTGTCGTCGAGTTCAAAGAAATGCgtttaaaagcattttgcaGTTATCGTCATAAAATCTCGTTAAAAACGtggcaaaac
This window of the Drosophila albomicans strain 15112-1751.03 chromosome 2L, ASM965048v2, whole genome shotgun sequence genome carries:
- the LOC117563269 gene encoding 26S proteasome non-ATPase regulatory subunit 14, with translation MDRLLRLGGSMPQAAPPTDAPVVDTAEQVYISSLALLKMLKHGRAGVPMEVMGLMLGEFVDDYTVQVIDVFAMPQTGTGVSVEAVDPVFQAKMLDMLKQTGRPEMVVGWYHSHPGFGCWLSGVDINTQQSFEALSERAVAVVVDPIQSVKGKVVIDAFRLINPNMLVLGQEPRQTTSNLGHLQKPSVQALIHGLNRHYYSISINYRKNELEQKMLLNLHKKSWKDGLTLADYNEHCSINEDTVAEMLDLAKNYNKSLEDEEKMTPEQLAIKNVGKQDPKRHLEEKVDKVMQNNIVQCLGAMLDTIVFK